TCGCGCTGTACCGCTCGCTGCTGGCCGACGCGACGGTGCTGGTGGTGCTCGACGACGCGCGCTCGGCCGAGCAGGTCCGCCCGCTGCTGCCGCCCGCACCGGGCTCGGTCGCCGTGGTGACCAGCCGCGCGCGGCTGGACGGGCTGGTGGTGTCCAGCGCGGCGCGCATCAAGGCGCTGGAGACCATGCCGCCCGCCGACGCGGTGCGACTGGTCGAGGAGCTGGCCGGGCCGGGTGACTACGGCAAGCTGGCCGAGTTGTGCGCGTACCTGCCGCTGGCGCTGCGCATCGCCGGTGCCCGGCTGGTGGTGAGTCCACAGTGGACCGTCGACGACCTGGTGGCGGAGCTGGCCGACGAGCGGACCCGGCTGACCGCGCTGGACGTGGCCGGGGTGGATGTGGCGGAGACCAGCGTGCGGGCCGCGCTGGACGTGTCCCACCGGGGGCTGCCGGAGCCGGTCGGCGCGTTGTTCCGGTTGCTCGGCGCGTTCACCGGGCCGTCGATCGGGGCGCACCTGGCCGCCGCGCTCGGCGGCACCGACGTCGCCGAGGCGCGCCGACTGTTGCGCACGCTCGCGGCGTACCACCTGCTCACCGAGGTCGGCCGGGACGTGTTCGCGCCGCACGACCTGATCCGGCTGTACCTGCGCGGTCTCGCCGAGACGGAACTGGCCGCCACCGAACGCGAGGCGGTGCTGCGGCGGTCCGTGCGGTACTACCAGGCGGCGGCCGACCGGGCGCGACGGCGGCTGCTGCGCATCGTCGACTCGCTCGACTTCGCCGCGGTGGACACGGAACTTCCCGTGCTCGCCGGCTTCGACGACGCGCTGGACTGGTTCGCGCTGGAATGGCCGAACCTGCTCGAAACCTGCGAAGCCGCCTACCGGGCCGGGCGGTACGAGGACGCCTGGCGGCTCGCGCGCGTGGTGCACACCTATCGCGTGGTGCGGCCGTTGCGGGACGAGTGGACCGGGCTGGTCGAGCTGGGCCTGTCCGCGGCGAAGGCGTCCGGGAACCCGCTCGCGCACTGCTGGATGCTCATCTCGCGGTGCGCCATCGCGCTCACCTTCGGCATCGAGGGCGGTGGGCTCGCCGACGCCGAGCACGCGCTCGAACTGGCCGCCGAGGTCGGGGACAAGCGCCTGCTGGTGTCGGCGAACATCCACGTGGGCGCGGCGCTGAGCAGCTCCGGCCGGTACGACGAGGCGATCGAGCGGCTGCGGCACGCGATCGAGGAGACCGAGCGGACCGGCGATCTCGCGTTGCGCGGGCAGGCGCTGAACAACTGCGCCGAGGCGGAGAAGCTGTCCGGGCGGTACGCCGAGGCGATCGAGCACCAGCTCGGCTCGCTGGCGATCGATCGTGAACTCGGGGACGACAGTTACGCTGTGGTATCGCTGAACAACCTGGCGGAGCTGTACCTGGAAACCGGGGAATTGGGCGAGGCGGAACGCTATGCGCGGCAGGCAATAGGGCTGACCACTAGTCGTGGATTCCTGTTGCAGGAGGGCGTTTCCCGGGCGGCGCTGGGCCGGGTGCTGGTGGCTCGCGGTGACCGGGTGCAGGCCCGTGAGCAGCTCGAACTCGCCGAAGAACGGTTCCGCCAGGCGGGCGCGCCGTGGCCGGCGGAGCTTGGTGCGGAACTCGCCGCATTGGACGAATAGCGGTAAGTCACCACCGAAGTCCATCGAGCGGAAGATCCTCGCGGACAGGTGAAATATCTACTTAGTGAACTCTTAGCAGGGTGGCGGCGCTCACGCGTAGTGTTCAAAACGCGGTGATCGTTCGGCGGCCGGGGAGGGCCTGAAGCCGGCGATCACCGCGGCTTCCGGGTACCGCGGTGGGACGCGAGCGGAAGCCACCGCGCCGGACCGGGCCAGGGGGAGGGTCCGGCGCACCACCGGCCGGTCGGCCGGCGCGCCGAGGGGGAGCGCCGGCCGATCGCCCGCTGATGGTCCAGCCCATGTGGCTTTCACGGCACTGCTTTCACGGCGCTGGTCGGGGGCCACCCCGCTGTTTGATTTCGCCGTGTTTTTGGCTGTGGAGCGGGGATGGGGAGGGGCTGGGTGGGGTATGGGGTCGGCTGTCGTTGCCGGGTGGCGGTTCTGGGGGTTGGTTTGGGGTCCGGCGCCTGGCGGATTCTCTAGAAGAGGCTGGTTTCCGGGGTGATCTCGAGTAGTTCGTAGACCGGGCGGCCCCGGCGGCCGTCGATGGTGGTGGTGCGGACGACGCGCAGGCGCGCGGTCACCGGCCGGTCCAGGTTCAGTTTGATCTCGTCCAGCAGGTCCGGCGCCACCGCGCCCTGCACCGTGCCGCCCGACTCGCGCTCCAGGTAGAAGATCCGCCGCCGGGTGCGCACACCGTCGAGCCTGCCGGAAACCGTCTCGTACCCGACCTCCTCGCGCGACTCCCGCAGGCTGCCCCGCAGCACGCGCGCCTGCTCGGTGGTCATGCTGCGCAGCACGTCCTCACCGGCCG
The genomic region above belongs to Amycolatopsis sp. YIM 10 and contains:
- a CDS encoding BTAD domain-containing putative transcriptional regulator; its protein translation is MSEGDFASRQAWFQLLGPVQLFAGSRPVPVGGPGVRGLLALLALHANKVVPLDDIIDALWGHDPPATARTIVHGNVSHLRRVLRSIQGDGGDGAQIHTRPPGYQLAVDPSQIDVHRARALLEYATSAGAERRAGVLAEALALWKGPVLSGVPDSVHAPELEDLRLAVHGARVDADLELGRHAELISELTTMVRENPLAERTIGQLMRALYHAGRRADALAVYRRAARHVVGTLGIDPGAELRELHDRILRDDLADPSAPKGPPPRLVRVNPAQLPPAVPRFAGRVEELAWLDALVEQARHGASLVGVVTGAPGVGKSALAISWAHHTAGDFPDGVLFATLRGFDPEHSPLAPGEVVTQFLLGLGVRPAELPDKPHERIALYRSLLADATVLVVLDDARSAEQVRPLLPPAPGSVAVVTSRARLDGLVVSSAARIKALETMPPADAVRLVEELAGPGDYGKLAELCAYLPLALRIAGARLVVSPQWTVDDLVAELADERTRLTALDVAGVDVAETSVRAALDVSHRGLPEPVGALFRLLGAFTGPSIGAHLAAALGGTDVAEARRLLRTLAAYHLLTEVGRDVFAPHDLIRLYLRGLAETELAATEREAVLRRSVRYYQAAADRARRRLLRIVDSLDFAAVDTELPVLAGFDDALDWFALEWPNLLETCEAAYRAGRYEDAWRLARVVHTYRVVRPLRDEWTGLVELGLSAAKASGNPLAHCWMLISRCAIALTFGIEGGGLADAEHALELAAEVGDKRLLVSANIHVGAALSSSGRYDEAIERLRHAIEETERTGDLALRGQALNNCAEAEKLSGRYAEAIEHQLGSLAIDRELGDDSYAVVSLNNLAELYLETGELGEAERYARQAIGLTTSRGFLLQEGVSRAALGRVLVARGDRVQAREQLELAEERFRQAGAPWPAELGAELAALDE